The Osmerus eperlanus chromosome 1, fOsmEpe2.1, whole genome shotgun sequence genome includes the window AACCTATCTAGTTCAGCGCACAGTAACGTTGTAAAAGTTATGCTGCGGCCCCCGCTAATAGCTTGCTTACACAGGGAAAGACCTCGCTATTGCTCCAACATGGAGAATCCAGGCGAAAAAAGCAAAACAACCGAGGAAATGGGGCACGAGGCGGTTTCAAGTTCCCCTTGCTATTGATAAACAACCATGTCGGCTAAAACCTTTAATCAATAAAACAGGAATTGATATATACGTCAAGAGCAAATAGCTGTTCCTATGTTAAATACATgttttgaatataaagttaggTTTTAACTGAATGTTTTGATTATTGAGTGCCATTTTCTCGATACACTGCGCGATGATAGCGAACCATTTGCCCGAATCACTTCAGGGAATTATGCATCAGTCAAATATTTCAATCATTGTGGTTTATTGCAAAAAAACAAATTTAATCAACTGGACACAGTGTGAGGGATTGTGCCTTCTCATCGATACCCTTTAAACATTATTAAATTACCCTCCAGCGATGGATGTATCTTGCcatgttaaataaaataaacccTGACGATTTAGATTACATCAAATCTTCTACTAAGTCTACTATATTTGATATATATTGTTATATACAGTTCGAATTTATGGTTGCAACGACGGATTCAGAATAAACTAGCTGAACTCGATCCATTGCTGCTCAATGATTCAAAATGCCCATCACTGACTACGGGCGCCTTGAAACCGTTCGCCGTCGCCGATTGGATCTTGTGGAGGTAGAGCTCTGGGTAGAGGTACCACAGGCATTCTTCTCAACTCGCTTCATTCCCCTGGTACATTCCTGTGTTTGCCGTAGAAGCAGGTTAAGAGACCGCCCAAAATAAACCACATAGTTAAAGAGGAAGatacaaataaaacataaaTGTTTAGTCTAATAAAGAGTTAATTGTACAATGGTTCTAGTAAACTCGAATATGAATGtctatattattattaattaatgattgtatttattgtataggggggggggggcatgtgcaGATACAGTATGCGGGTGGGGTAAGACAGTGGTACTAGATGTCTATTGGTTGAATACAAATGCATTCAATTGTCACATGATTCCCTGCTGCTTGTAGTAGTAGGAGGACAGGACCAAGCAGGGAATAATAGACATCGCAAGGGTGGGGCAGTGGTGTCATCACTCCAATAAGGATTATATGTTAAATACAAAGATGAAACCACGCAAACTGAAGGGGACAATTTATAATATACTAAATAAAAAAGAGAGGGCAAATTAAATCTGTATTGTGACCCATATGTGCAGGTTTTGACTGACTGAATAATAAGTATACTTAATGTTGAGTATAGACAAGTTTGCACCATATGATTTGCAGGAAGAGGCCCATGTTCCCTTTCCTCTTTTCCGTCTTGCCCTGGGGTGGCCTCTGCCGTAGCCCGTAGGCCCCTTTATTTCTAAGACAGGGGGCCTAGTGGACAAAATGTGAAGCATGGTCAGTGTGAGAGCCAGACAGATAGAAATGAGGAATTATTGTGCAAATTATTACAAAGAAAATatgttgattgtgtgtgtatttaagatATAAACTTTGGGCGTGAACTGAAGAAGCCgggaattacatttagtcaattacatacaaataaatgtttcaATATTGTTCAACACACCTTGACGCAAACTCAACATCAAATGTTATTATTGTAGTGAGACTACTTAACCATTATAGAAAAAGTTATATTACTATTGTAATTCTATTGCATAACATTTTTATTGTGATTGTGACTGTGAGCAACAAGGACAACCAATATGTGGTAAACCTCAGACCGATGTTCAATCATCATAAATAGACTCCCAAGTATATTCTGAGTTCTGTTTATTGAACTGCATAACACATTAGCTGTTATTAAGCAATAGGACTATTTGTTTACACACGCATTATGCATTTGTTCTAGCTTGTAGGCGCCCCCTTGTGTTGTCGACAGCGGAATGGAGAGAAAATCAGTTTTCAGCCTAACTCAGGTTTCCTTAGAGCAGCACAAATATGAAAAATAGAAATATCTGCACTAAAAGTCGAGGATTAATCACAAATGTCTTCGAATTTTCAAATTGCAACCTTTCACTACCCACAAGCACTTTACAGTGAGTGACAAGAACCATTATAGACAAACAAATTATGAATCAGTCTTTACCAAAGAAACATCTCGCCAAATGTTTCCTCAACTAATCTACAGACATTACAAAGTTCACAGCAGAGCTCTATCATAGAGCTCTGATTGCCCTCCGACATATTGAGCGTCTGGTCAGCTCCGCTGTAAAAACAAgaactaaaaaaacaaaaacaaagttcaataatgctgcaagcagcaatggcggattcctcccaACGTTTGCTAACCATTTTAAAAATGACATGGTAGGGATGTTTCTCACATAACATTTCAAGGCAACTGGATGGCTGGTTTAAGGCCTACTTTTTGGTAGTTTTTCATTAATAATCATTGTCGAGAAAATTCCATCATGTGGACCGGACATTATGGGTTATTGAGACTTGATTGTTCCTCATGATCAATTAGAaatgcattcaaaatatcaGACATTTTGACCTGGCAGCGTCGAAATTCCATCAATGTGAATGTGACAACTTTGAGGCGTGACCTGAGTGCCACTTGTGATTCATCATTTCCCGGGCGTGTTTGGGCGTACAATGATCAACAAGTTGAATACTTTAGGAGATAGCATCCTTAACCCCTCATAAAGTGCGAACACAACTGTCAGTGTCAGCTGGTCGCGTGACGTGCAAAGCTTTGTTTGGATGATCACGTGTTCTTGCCAAGTTGAAGAGACGCTCGCTCGACACATTTTGTAGGCCCGGTACAGTGATTCGGAAGGTCGATACCACTTCGTGAGCACTGCATCTACCGTAACATCACTACTATTAACACTAACATTTAAATTACTAGtgcaaaaaacaataacatgccAACGTTGTTTAGTGGCACTGTGGTAGAATAGACAGCTACGCCATAGAGACGAATGCGGAAGTGTTTCACGAAGCGAAGAGTCGAATCTAGAGAGAGGCGGACCCAACAGGTTCAACATTGAATCAAAAGGGCTGATCTAGGAGTCAACTAAAGTATTCACTGCTCACCACCAGTAAGCTACAGTAACAAATGTAGGTAATGACAATGTTAGTTAGTGATGGGCTATCTAGGCTTCTATGTATTATTTCTGGCTAGTCTAGACAGACTCCGGAGTTCCTGTAGGTAGCATTTGGTTTTGGAAGAGGGTCTCGACTGTGGTGTATTAGCAGCAATTCTTAAATCGAGGTTAATTATGTATTTGATAACGAGACTATACTACTTCAACTATATTTATAAATTAAGTGTCAATAGCTGTATAACTACGCTACGTTTGGGATGTTGTAGACACATTGTCAGCCACGGTAACCTGCTCGTTGTATTGAAATGTGTAGCCTAGCCTCTATGTAGCTCACTAACATCCTTCCTCCCCAATTTTTTTCCAGCCTAAAATCAACATGAGCTCGGACGAAAATGTGTCCGTTTATGATGAGGAGCATTCCTCAAGATTTATGAGGAAGGCAAAGGAGTCACCATTTGTCCCTATAGGTGAGTTTCCAAACATACTGAGTAAATGTTCATGTTTTATTAATTTCCAATCAAGGAAGCAGATCACAATAGTTCCATCTCTTCCTAATCTAAATCCCTTGACTCCAAGGTCACACACCAAGACAATGTATTCTCCCTGTGTATACAGGTATGGCTGGATTTTGTGCGGTGGTTGCTTATGGTCTATACAAGCTAAAATCCAGAGGGGACACAAAGATGTCTGTTCACCTTATCCACATGCGGGTTGGAGCACAAAGCTTTGTAGTAGGCGCAATGACATTAGGTAAGTCATAATTCACTAGGTGGCGTttagcagacacacaggtcccaACACCTAATCTCATTAGTACACACAGGGAATATTTATAATTGATGAATTATGCCAGATGTTCAATTGTCAGTAACCCAATAACATGTAAATCAATACTGGCAGAAAGATGACTAAAGTAACCAATATGTGTCTGTTTATAGGTGTGATCTACTCCATGTACAATGAATATCTGGCTCCAAGGAACCAAGATAAAAACAGCAAGTGAACCTACTTGCCAGTAAAGCAGGTCATTGAGTTTGATGATTAAAAATGATTGCCTGAACGATTTTCCTTCTTATGACTAGAATTCGCAAATGATTCCTCCTATCAAAGTAACATTCCACTTTTGGCAGGGCATTTGATTTGGTAAAGTCAACATCACAGTTTTCACCTAAACTAATTTAATTACCTTTTTAATTCAATTTTATGTAGGTgaattggtaaaaaaaaaaaaatccttagtATAAGTACCTGGTTTGTAATCCAATTGCGAGTCAGAGGACATAAGTTAAAGTCCCAGTATGGGGAGACTTGAGGGGGAGTGACTGACGAGCAGCTTGACTACCCGTCACACTAATACACATAGAAATACCCTCTAGAATCATTCTACCATGACTCTTGGATAGGAAGGCATCTTGTTCAGGAATTAATTCCAAATGATCATTTTTATGGATAAGAAATAGATTACATGCATATCACACCTCTGACCTTTATACCAGATACCTGTCAGTGTGGCTACCATTAAGATGGCTCTATATAGACAAGCCAAATGATATCCTCCACTAATAATTTTATCACAAAAAATTATTTTTGTTGTAGATTTGTATTCTTGTCTCCAAGTAATAAAGTAATATATTTAACAGAGTTGAGATACATTTTCCTAACTTTATTATGGATGAAAAAGAGTCTCAAACACCACTATTGAAGTTGTACAAGTTTTATATAATAATGCTGTCTAGGCGATCAAGAACTGTGAcagaaatataaatatattttaaacaaatattgtctttttcttttgtcATTTCAATTTTACAAATGTTAAGTTATATAAAAAGCCAATAAAATGTTGATACTTTGGTTCTTTaaaaaaagtaacaataattTACACAATTATTAAATAATTATTTCACACCAAATAAGTCAGTACAGAACTACGATACCTTTAAAATGATTTCCATTTCAAACAAAGAAAGCTACTATAGTGACAAAGACCAGGACTGAACCCTAGAAATCTGATAAAGTACACATAATTTATAAGTGCTTAATGTCCCATAATCCAGTAAAATTATGTAGCTGTTATCATTTATATTAATTAATATTAATGACAAATAAAATAGTATACATCTTAAATAACTATTGCTGATTTTAGTCTATGCCAAAAGGTTGGAATAAAGGTTTTGCTACAAACTAAAcaataaattacagtaaaaatctgattttgatttgggttttCACATCACTACATAGACTGACAAAACTGTGTAACAATAATTTACTTCAACAGTAAAATAGTGTAACAAGCTATTACAGCACTAACGAAAGTAACCCGTGACAGCCCAATTTGTTAACCAACTTTTGGAATGTCAAGTGGAATGGCATAAGGCACCAGTAAACATAAGGTTGTGTTTACAGAATGTGTTTACACTTTAAAGACACTGAGGCAGAGTGTAATACTGTCCTGGTTTAGACTCATAGGTCCCTCTTATAGTTCAGGTCAT containing:
- the LOC134024774 gene encoding HIG1 domain family member 1A, mitochondrial-like, producing MSSDENVSVYDEEHSSRFMRKAKESPFVPIGMAGFCAVVAYGLYKLKSRGDTKMSVHLIHMRVGAQSFVVGAMTLGVIYSMYNEYLAPRNQDKNSK